A stretch of DNA from Gymnodinialimonas sp. 57CJ19:
CGCGACATGGACGGGCGGACCTATTCGCCCGGCCCCCGGATGCGGGTTCTCGCGGCCTCGACCCTGTCGTCGCTGCGCATCCGTACCGCGCGACAGGCGATCCTGCGCCGCATGAGCCGTGAGATCGGAGAGACCTGCAACATCGCCCTGCCGGACCGCGACTGCATGGTGTATCTGGAACGTGTCGAGACCGAATGGCCCCTGCGCATCCAATTGCCTCAAGGCACGCGCGTACCGTTCCATGCGACAGCGTCGGGCAAGATGTACCTCAGTGCGCTCGCGCCCAATCACCTCAAGCGCTACATCAAGGCTGCAAGCCTGACCGAGCACACCGATAATACGATCACCGACCCGACCACCCTGATGGCAGAGTTGGACGAGGTACGCCGCAATGGCTACGCGTTGGACCGGGAAGAATTCATGCCCGATATGGTCGCGCTGGCGGTTCCGATCATGGACACCAACGAGAGGTTGATGGCGACGCTGTCGTTCCACGCCCCGACACAGCGTTTTGATGTAGCCCGCGCGATCACCTATCTGGAGTCGTTGCGCGAAGCGGCAAGTGATTTATCGCTGCTGATTTCGTCGGACCCGTAGGCCCCTTCTTCCCGTAACAGTGCGCCGCAACTTTGCCCTCATGTCGCTTTTCTGCGGCTATGGGTCGGATGGGATAGGCGTTTTATGTACCCATAGGGCAGGTATGGGGCGGAACACTTTTCAGCCGGAGCGCCGCCCATGACCACCCCTCAGCCTTTCAAGACGAATGTGAAAGCCCTTGTTGTGGGGGGCGGGGCCGTTGGCACCTCGATCGCGTATCACCTGGCGAAGGCGGGGTGGGATGATGTGGTGTTGTTGGAACGCGACGAGCTGACGTCGGGCTCGACCTGGCACGCGGCAGGTCTTTTGCCTTTGTTCAACATGTCTTTCGCCACGACCCACATCCACGATTATTCGGTGAAGTT
This window harbors:
- a CDS encoding IclR family transcriptional regulator; the encoded protein is MDGERPRDTIPTNLRLLMVLEEVARVGVPVTPTEVNANLELPKPTIHRLFATLEEEGFLQRDMDGRTYSPGPRMRVLAASTLSSLRIRTARQAILRRMSREIGETCNIALPDRDCMVYLERVETEWPLRIQLPQGTRVPFHATASGKMYLSALAPNHLKRYIKAASLTEHTDNTITDPTTLMAELDEVRRNGYALDREEFMPDMVALAVPIMDTNERLMATLSFHAPTQRFDVARAITYLESLREAASDLSLLISSDP